The Sphingomicrobium sp. genome has a window encoding:
- a CDS encoding phage holin family protein → MRDDIVRDGPMTEAPMRAPDDNRPAAAGESSAFKFENRHDPIDRQHIRGEEESLPDLLRNLVHQGSHLAEKQTKLVESEVRAATTDLKESIGAMAGAGVVGIGGLGVLLMGISFALGTMMPLWLATMIVAAATLAGAYAMFAAGKRKLQSKSLTMDRTRHTLERAPAAMSGQEKGMHNGR, encoded by the coding sequence ATGCGCGATGATATCGTTCGCGACGGTCCCATGACCGAAGCACCCATGCGCGCGCCGGACGACAACCGGCCAGCAGCGGCCGGTGAGAGTAGCGCGTTCAAGTTCGAAAACAGACATGACCCGATCGACCGGCAGCATATCAGAGGCGAGGAGGAGAGCCTGCCGGACCTGCTTCGCAACCTGGTCCACCAAGGCAGCCATTTGGCCGAAAAGCAGACCAAGCTGGTCGAGTCCGAGGTGCGTGCCGCGACCACGGACTTGAAGGAATCGATCGGCGCCATGGCCGGGGCCGGCGTGGTCGGCATTGGCGGGCTTGGCGTGCTGCTGATGGGCATTTCGTTCGCCCTGGGCACCATGATGCCGCTGTGGCTGGCGACGATGATCGTCGCGGCTGCGACGCTCGCCGGCGCTTATGCGATGTTCGCCGCCGGCAAGCGCAAGCTTCAGTCGAAATCACTCACCATGGACCGCACCCGCCACACGCTCGAGCGTGCGCCGGCGGCCATGTCCGGACAGGAAAAGGGAATGCACAATGGCCGCTAA
- a CDS encoding VOC family protein, which produces MKVNGFPWVGIGTGDFDRTLAFFTDVLGLKVTLQGDEVAHLAVGEGALLEIFGPKHRSSELYRQPTIAFEVEDFEAARQELIGAGVELVGEAGSWNGHAWQCFRSPDGHLFEIKQVPARTE; this is translated from the coding sequence TTGAAGGTCAACGGCTTCCCATGGGTCGGGATCGGCACTGGCGACTTCGACCGGACGCTCGCCTTTTTCACCGACGTGCTGGGACTGAAGGTCACCTTACAAGGCGACGAGGTGGCACATCTGGCCGTAGGCGAAGGCGCCCTGCTCGAGATCTTCGGGCCTAAACATAGAAGCAGCGAGCTGTATCGACAGCCCACCATCGCCTTCGAGGTCGAGGACTTCGAAGCGGCGCGCCAGGAGCTGATCGGGGCGGGCGTCGAACTGGTCGGCGAGGCGGGAAGCTGGAACGGCCACGCCTGGCAATGTTTCAGGAGCCCCGACGGGCACCTGTTCGAAATCAAACAGGTGCCCGCAAGAACGGAATAA
- a CDS encoding ligase-associated DNA damage response exonuclease produces the protein MARLGSWIKAQPEGIYVEPADAWIDPSEPKAKALVTHGHADHARGGHGAVLATPETLAIMGVRYGPQSGQPIAYGKSIRLGSVEVSFVPAGHVLGSAQIVLEYKGERIVVSGDYKRRPDPTCPPFVPVPCDVFITEATFGLPVFRHPDTGSEIDRLLHRLHSDPSRCVLVGAYALGKAQRIIMELRGRGHDAPIYVHGALERLNQLYFDHGVALGELRHTGEATKQEMAGHVVIAPPGQLNDRWSRRLPDPVTAMASGWMRIRQRARQRNVELPLVISDHADWDELTTTIRELKPREVWITHGREDALKHWCMTHQIKACELNLVGYEDEDD, from the coding sequence ATGGCGCGATTGGGTTCCTGGATCAAAGCACAGCCGGAGGGCATCTATGTCGAGCCGGCCGATGCGTGGATCGACCCGTCGGAGCCCAAGGCCAAGGCGCTGGTCACGCACGGCCATGCCGACCACGCGCGCGGCGGGCACGGCGCGGTGCTGGCGACGCCCGAGACTCTGGCGATCATGGGCGTTCGCTATGGGCCGCAATCGGGACAGCCGATCGCTTATGGCAAAAGCATCCGCTTGGGGTCTGTCGAGGTCAGCTTCGTGCCGGCCGGCCATGTCCTCGGCTCGGCCCAGATCGTGCTCGAGTACAAAGGCGAGCGGATCGTGGTGTCGGGCGATTACAAAAGGCGGCCGGACCCGACCTGCCCGCCGTTCGTGCCGGTGCCCTGCGATGTCTTCATCACCGAGGCGACGTTCGGGCTGCCGGTGTTCCGCCATCCGGATACGGGAAGCGAAATCGACCGGCTGCTCCACCGCCTCCATTCCGATCCCAGCCGGTGCGTGCTGGTCGGCGCTTATGCGCTCGGCAAGGCGCAGCGGATTATCATGGAGCTGCGCGGGCGCGGCCACGACGCACCGATCTACGTCCACGGCGCGCTGGAGCGGCTGAACCAGCTTTATTTTGATCATGGCGTCGCGCTCGGCGAACTCCGCCACACCGGCGAGGCGACGAAGCAGGAGATGGCGGGCCATGTGGTGATCGCACCGCCGGGACAGCTCAACGACCGCTGGTCGCGGCGGCTGCCGGATCCGGTGACGGCGATGGCCTCAGGCTGGATGCGGATCCGGCAGCGGGCTCGGCAGCGCAATGTCGAGCTGCCGCTGGTCATTTCCGACCATGCCGACTGGGACGAGCTGACCACGACCATCCGCGAGCTGAAGCCGCGCGAAGTGTGGATCACGCACGGGCGCGAAGACGCTTTGAAGCATTGGTGCATGACCCACCAGATCAAGGCGTGCGAGCTCAACCTCGTCGGTTACGAGGACGAGGATGATTAA
- a CDS encoding division plane positioning ATPase MipZ — protein MSQPHFIVFANEKGGTGKSTTAVHTAIALAASGHRVGALDLDSRQRTMTRYLENRDATMRRLDTNLPQATYEVLQDHSEEALSAALDRLSAVADVVVVDTPGRDDEIAKAAILRADTLVTPMNDSFVDLDLIGQVHPENFKITRPSFYAELIWNSRTARAKQTGKSVDWVVLRNRLQHIESHNLKRVGAALDELARRVGFRVIPGLGERVIYRELFPKGLTLLDLPQLGDVGIAHITARQELREMIAGLAIPDASEREAA, from the coding sequence ATGAGCCAGCCGCATTTCATCGTCTTCGCCAATGAAAAGGGCGGGACTGGGAAGTCCACGACCGCGGTCCACACCGCCATCGCGCTTGCAGCGTCCGGGCACCGCGTCGGCGCCCTCGACCTCGACAGCCGCCAGCGGACGATGACCCGCTATCTCGAGAACCGCGACGCGACCATGCGCCGGCTCGACACCAACCTTCCGCAGGCGACTTACGAAGTCCTGCAGGACCATTCGGAAGAAGCCCTGTCGGCCGCGCTCGACCGACTGTCCGCAGTCGCGGACGTGGTCGTCGTCGACACGCCCGGCCGTGACGACGAGATCGCGAAGGCCGCGATCCTTCGCGCCGACACGCTCGTCACGCCGATGAACGACAGCTTCGTCGACCTCGACCTGATCGGCCAGGTCCACCCGGAAAATTTCAAGATCACCCGGCCGAGCTTCTATGCCGAGCTGATCTGGAACAGCCGCACGGCGCGCGCCAAGCAGACCGGCAAGAGCGTCGATTGGGTGGTTCTGCGCAACCGCCTGCAGCACATCGAATCGCATAACCTGAAGCGCGTCGGCGCCGCGCTGGACGAGCTAGCCCGCCGCGTCGGCTTCCGCGTCATTCCCGGCCTCGGCGAACGCGTCATCTACCGCGAGCTGTTCCCCAAGGGCCTGACGCTTCTCGACCTGCCGCAGCTCGGCGATGTCGGCATCGCCCACATCACCGCCCGGCAGGAGCTTCGCGAGATGATCGCCGGCCTCGCCATCCCCGACGCCAGCGAGCGCGAGGCCGCCTGA
- a CDS encoding DUF3618 domain-containing protein gives MAANMNQDPQTLERDIERTQDAIGDTIDKIEEKLNPSDIVDSLVSGNGADNAKTVWRIAKENPVPVALIAIGAGWLFATSQTPMIRDVRQRFVGNFGGGGSDKMRLRPRSEEPAPIGPPPPTGETFDRRAI, from the coding sequence ATGGCCGCTAATATGAACCAGGACCCGCAGACGCTGGAGCGCGACATCGAGCGCACGCAGGACGCTATCGGCGATACGATCGACAAGATCGAGGAGAAGCTGAACCCGAGCGACATCGTCGACAGCCTCGTCAGCGGCAATGGCGCCGACAATGCCAAGACGGTGTGGAGAATCGCGAAGGAAAACCCGGTTCCGGTGGCGCTGATCGCGATCGGCGCGGGCTGGCTGTTCGCCACCTCGCAGACGCCGATGATCCGCGACGTGCGGCAGCGGTTCGTCGGCAATTTCGGCGGCGGCGGAAGCGACAAGATGCGGCTTCGTCCCCGGTCGGAAGAGCCGGCGCCGATCGGCCCGCCTCCGCCGACGGGAGAGACGTTCGACCGGCGCGCCATCTAA
- a CDS encoding NAD(P)/FAD-dependent oxidoreductase has translation MQPGAPERFDAIILGAGGAGMMCAAVAGQRGRRVLLVDHADAPGKKILISGGGRCNFTNIHAAPDRYLSANPHFMKSALGRYTAADFIALVDAYGIARHEKTLGQLFCDGSARQIVAMLLAECEKGGVTLQLGAPVRDVEHADGHFRVTAGNRVALAPALVIATGGPSIPKLGATGFAYDLARKFGLKVVEPRPALVPLTLAGDQLLFRELSGVATDVVARAGGASFREAALFTHRGLSGPAILQVSSYWRPGEEVAVDFLPDVESGWLMGAKRARPRSELGAVLRTMLPTRLADTLVERLGLAGDLGNLPDKRLEEAERRLSDWRFLPNGTEGFAKAEVTVGGIATDGLSSKTMEASRVPGLYAVGEAVDVTGWLGGYNFQWAWASGWAAAQAI, from the coding sequence ATGCAGCCCGGCGCCCCCGAACGCTTCGATGCGATAATCCTCGGCGCCGGCGGCGCCGGGATGATGTGCGCGGCGGTGGCGGGGCAACGCGGACGGCGCGTCCTGCTGGTCGACCATGCCGATGCGCCGGGGAAGAAGATCCTGATCTCCGGCGGCGGTCGCTGCAATTTCACCAACATCCACGCGGCGCCCGACCGCTATCTCTCGGCCAACCCGCACTTCATGAAGTCGGCGCTCGGCCGCTACACGGCTGCCGATTTCATCGCGCTCGTCGATGCTTACGGGATCGCCCGGCACGAGAAGACATTGGGGCAGCTCTTCTGCGACGGCTCGGCGCGGCAGATCGTCGCGATGCTGCTGGCGGAGTGCGAGAAGGGCGGGGTGACGCTCCAGCTCGGTGCGCCGGTGCGTGACGTGGAGCACGCCGACGGACATTTCCGGGTGACGGCGGGGAATCGCGTTGCACTGGCGCCGGCCCTGGTGATTGCGACCGGAGGCCCGTCCATCCCGAAGCTTGGCGCGACGGGCTTCGCTTACGACCTCGCGCGCAAGTTCGGCCTGAAGGTCGTCGAACCGCGGCCCGCTTTGGTTCCGCTGACGCTTGCCGGCGACCAACTGCTGTTCCGCGAACTGTCCGGAGTCGCGACCGACGTGGTCGCCCGCGCAGGCGGCGCGAGCTTCCGCGAGGCGGCGCTGTTCACGCACCGCGGGCTCTCCGGGCCGGCGATCCTGCAGGTCTCCTCCTACTGGAGGCCCGGAGAAGAGGTTGCGGTCGATTTCCTGCCCGATGTGGAGAGCGGCTGGCTCATGGGCGCGAAGCGGGCTCGGCCGCGATCAGAGTTGGGCGCCGTCCTTCGGACGATGCTTCCGACGCGCTTGGCGGATACGCTGGTTGAGCGGCTTGGGCTCGCCGGCGACCTCGGTAACTTGCCCGACAAACGCCTCGAAGAAGCGGAACGGCGCCTTTCTGACTGGCGGTTCCTGCCGAACGGCACCGAAGGCTTTGCCAAGGCCGAGGTGACGGTCGGCGGGATCGCCACGGACGGACTGTCGTCAAAGACGATGGAAGCGAGCCGGGTGCCCGGCCTCTACGCCGTCGGCGAAGCGGTGGACGTGACCGGCTGGCTCGGCGGCTACAATTTTCAGTGGGCGTGGGCGAGCGGCTGGGCCGCTGCTCAGGCGATCTGA
- a CDS encoding helix-turn-helix domain-containing protein, whose protein sequence is MAAEGRDARAMAADGLTPDIDRFRKAALSCPIAAAVGIIGEKWAFLILRGAFNGLRHFEEFQAGLGIARNILSDRLSKMVGCGILERSSDPNDKRKVIYSLTAKGEDLLPVVLALRQWGEEWGHGKMEVVLADRRDGLPVRKLCVQAHDGRELKLQDLRWVERPAEDLATAAE, encoded by the coding sequence GTGGCTGCCGAAGGGAGAGACGCGCGCGCCATGGCAGCGGATGGGCTGACGCCTGACATCGACCGTTTCAGGAAAGCGGCGCTGTCGTGCCCGATCGCGGCGGCGGTCGGCATCATCGGCGAGAAGTGGGCGTTCCTGATCCTTCGCGGCGCGTTCAACGGCCTGAGGCATTTCGAGGAATTCCAGGCGGGGCTCGGTATCGCCCGCAACATCCTGTCGGACCGCCTGTCGAAGATGGTCGGCTGCGGGATCCTCGAGCGGAGCAGCGATCCGAACGACAAGCGCAAGGTCATCTATTCGCTGACGGCGAAGGGCGAAGACCTGCTTCCCGTCGTCCTCGCGCTCCGCCAGTGGGGCGAGGAATGGGGCCACGGGAAGATGGAGGTGGTCCTGGCGGACCGCCGCGACGGACTGCCGGTCCGCAAGCTGTGCGTCCAGGCGCATGACGGGCGCGAGCTGAAGCTGCAGGATCTCAGATGGGTCGAGCGCCCCGCCGAGGATCTCGCGACCGCCGCCGAATAG
- a CDS encoding ligase-associated DNA damage response DEXH box helicase — protein sequence MTGLPPVVQRWFDEKGWRPRRHQLEMLELARRGRSALLVAATGAGKTLAGFLPTICDLAEQPSEGLHTLYVSPLKALAVDVQRNLIGPVEEMALPIRVETRTGDTPSDRKLRQRLKPPQVLLITPESLSLLLSYPDAAQMFAGLKSIIVDELHGFAKEKRGDLLALSIARLQKLAPGLRRVGLSATISDPDAYRSWLAPDADMELVDVVLGERGANPDLSILIPENRIPWAGHSGRHAAREVMKLIEQHKTTLVFCNTRSLAELIFQDLWAVNDNALPIGIHHGSLAVEARRKVENAMAAGKLRGLVATASLDLGIDWGNVDLVVQMGAPKGSSRLLQRIGRANHRLDEPSKGIIVPGNRFEYLEARAALDAIDDGELDPEVFRPGALDVLAQHILAVAVSEPFQQDELLREVQSAAPYAGLNQETFEEVLNFIATGGYALKAYDRFRRLVAEPGGIWRITTPAIAQQHRLNAGVIVEQPLLTVRFRNGRKLGTIEEGYASTLAPGDHFFFSGLSLEVEQFKDTDVIVHASSKQARIVTYGGQRMSMSTHLANRVRHMLCDRNDWHRFPNDVREWLEVQSERSVLPEPHQLLVETFPHEGRHYMVAYSFEGWNAHQSLGMLITRRMESAGLKPLGFVANDYGLACYGLEPIADPKSLFSADILEQEFVTWVESSMLLKNAFREVAVIGGLVERHHPGKKKSGRQVSFSTDLIYDVLRRYEPEHLLLRAAWDDARRRMTELGRLVRLVDRASATMLHVPLERISPMAVPLMVIVGREALPPGAEADETLLAQAEALAEAAMHL from the coding sequence CTGACCGGCCTTCCGCCAGTCGTTCAGCGCTGGTTTGACGAAAAGGGCTGGCGCCCCCGCCGGCACCAGCTCGAGATGCTTGAGCTGGCGCGCCGCGGCCGAAGCGCGCTGCTCGTCGCGGCAACCGGCGCGGGCAAGACGCTGGCCGGTTTCCTGCCGACCATCTGCGACTTGGCCGAGCAACCCAGCGAAGGCCTGCACACGCTCTACGTCTCGCCGCTCAAGGCGCTCGCCGTCGACGTGCAGCGCAACCTCATCGGCCCGGTCGAGGAGATGGCGCTGCCGATCCGGGTGGAGACGCGGACCGGCGACACGCCGTCCGACCGCAAGCTGCGCCAGCGGCTCAAGCCCCCGCAAGTGCTGCTGATCACGCCGGAATCGCTGAGCCTGCTGCTCAGCTACCCCGACGCGGCGCAGATGTTCGCAGGCCTCAAGTCGATCATCGTCGACGAGCTTCACGGTTTCGCCAAGGAAAAGCGCGGCGACCTGCTGGCGCTGTCCATTGCCCGGCTTCAGAAGCTCGCGCCGGGGCTTCGCCGCGTCGGCCTGTCGGCGACGATCAGCGATCCCGACGCCTACCGCTCCTGGCTCGCGCCTGACGCAGACATGGAACTGGTCGATGTGGTTCTCGGCGAGCGGGGCGCCAACCCGGACCTGTCGATCCTCATCCCCGAGAACCGGATTCCCTGGGCGGGCCACTCCGGACGGCATGCCGCGCGGGAGGTGATGAAGCTTATCGAGCAGCACAAGACGACGCTCGTCTTCTGCAACACGCGAAGCCTTGCCGAGCTGATCTTCCAGGACCTTTGGGCGGTGAACGACAATGCCCTGCCGATTGGCATCCACCACGGCAGCCTCGCCGTCGAAGCCCGCCGCAAGGTTGAGAATGCGATGGCGGCAGGCAAGCTGCGCGGCCTTGTGGCCACAGCGAGCCTCGACCTCGGAATCGACTGGGGCAACGTCGACCTGGTCGTCCAGATGGGCGCGCCGAAGGGCTCGTCGCGGCTGCTGCAGCGGATCGGCCGGGCCAACCACCGCCTCGACGAGCCGAGCAAGGGCATCATCGTACCCGGCAACCGCTTCGAATATCTTGAAGCCCGCGCGGCGCTCGACGCTATCGACGACGGCGAACTCGACCCGGAGGTGTTCAGGCCCGGCGCCCTTGACGTGCTTGCCCAGCATATCCTGGCAGTGGCCGTGTCGGAGCCGTTCCAGCAGGACGAGTTGCTGAGGGAGGTGCAGTCCGCGGCGCCGTACGCCGGCCTCAATCAGGAGACGTTCGAGGAAGTCCTCAACTTCATCGCCACCGGCGGGTACGCGCTCAAAGCCTATGACCGCTTCCGCCGCCTGGTAGCGGAGCCGGGCGGTATCTGGCGGATCACCACGCCGGCCATCGCGCAGCAGCACCGCCTGAACGCCGGGGTCATTGTCGAACAGCCGTTGCTCACCGTGCGATTCCGCAACGGGCGCAAGCTCGGCACCATCGAGGAAGGCTATGCCTCGACCCTCGCGCCCGGCGACCATTTCTTCTTCTCGGGCCTCAGCCTCGAAGTCGAGCAGTTCAAGGACACGGACGTGATCGTTCACGCCTCCTCGAAGCAGGCGCGGATCGTCACCTACGGCGGGCAGCGGATGAGCATGTCGACGCACCTCGCCAACCGTGTCCGCCACATGCTGTGCGACCGCAACGACTGGCACCGCTTCCCGAACGACGTGCGCGAATGGCTGGAGGTCCAGTCGGAACGCTCGGTCCTCCCGGAACCGCACCAGCTGCTGGTCGAGACCTTCCCGCACGAAGGCCGCCACTACATGGTCGCCTACAGCTTCGAAGGCTGGAACGCGCACCAGTCGCTCGGCATGCTGATCACCCGCCGCATGGAAAGTGCGGGCCTGAAGCCGCTCGGCTTCGTCGCAAACGATTACGGCCTCGCCTGCTACGGCCTCGAGCCGATCGCCGACCCCAAATCGCTCTTCTCGGCAGACATCCTGGAGCAGGAATTCGTCACCTGGGTCGAAAGCTCGATGCTGCTCAAGAATGCGTTCCGCGAGGTCGCCGTGATCGGCGGCCTCGTCGAGCGCCACCATCCCGGCAAGAAGAAGAGCGGCCGGCAGGTCAGCTTCTCGACTGACCTCATCTACGACGTGCTTCGCCGCTACGAGCCGGAGCACCTGCTGCTGCGCGCGGCGTGGGACGATGCCCGCCGCCGCATGACCGAGCTCGGCCGCCTGGTGCGCCTCGTCGACCGCGCCTCGGCGACCATGCTCCACGTCCCCCTCGAGCGGATCAGCCCGATGGCCGTGCCCCTGATGGTCATCGTCGGCCGCGAAGCGCTGCCGCCGGGTGCCGAGGCCGACGAAACCCTGCTCGCCCAGGCCGAAGCGCTTGCCGAAGCCGCGATGCATTTGTGA
- a CDS encoding winged helix-turn-helix domain-containing protein, producing the protein MTPGSFRFDNFVLDSGDRQLLRDGQPVELNSRYLDALGLLVREQGRLVSKDRFMDEVWRGVPVTDEALTQCIRTLRRQLGDDVSRPRFIETVPKHGYRFIADVQPAAEAPSATPTRSTKDWAKVGALGGAATVGGGMAGFIGGLIYGFAAASHPDAGAGALSILLVVQCLSIAVAMMGGAGVGFGIALAGTSDWRRSVLGGALGGLFVGGLVKLLGIDAFHLLFGEAPSGITGGMEGALLGAAVGLGVWYAMRGDISLRRGAAVSALVGASAGLVIPLLGGTLMAGSLDLLAHTFQDSSLRLDSMSGLFGDHGFGLTTRLVTGALEGALFAGCVAAAVKLASRGMISRG; encoded by the coding sequence GTGACGCCGGGGAGCTTCCGTTTCGACAATTTCGTGCTGGATTCGGGCGACCGCCAGCTGCTGCGCGATGGCCAGCCGGTGGAGTTGAACAGCCGCTATCTCGACGCGCTGGGGCTGCTGGTGCGGGAGCAGGGCCGGCTGGTGTCCAAGGACCGGTTCATGGACGAAGTCTGGCGCGGCGTGCCGGTGACGGATGAAGCGCTGACGCAGTGCATCCGGACCTTGCGCCGGCAACTCGGCGACGACGTTTCGAGGCCGCGCTTCATCGAGACGGTGCCCAAGCATGGCTACCGCTTCATTGCCGACGTCCAGCCGGCCGCTGAGGCGCCGAGCGCGACCCCGACGCGCTCGACGAAAGATTGGGCGAAGGTCGGCGCTCTCGGCGGCGCGGCGACGGTCGGCGGCGGGATGGCAGGATTCATCGGCGGCTTGATCTACGGCTTTGCGGCCGCATCGCATCCGGATGCCGGGGCAGGCGCCTTGTCGATCCTGCTGGTTGTCCAGTGCCTGAGCATCGCCGTGGCGATGATGGGCGGCGCGGGAGTCGGCTTCGGGATCGCGCTTGCGGGGACGAGCGACTGGCGCCGCAGCGTCCTCGGCGGCGCGCTGGGCGGGCTGTTCGTCGGAGGCCTGGTGAAGCTGCTCGGCATCGACGCTTTCCACTTGCTGTTCGGTGAGGCGCCTTCGGGGATCACCGGGGGGATGGAAGGCGCGCTGCTCGGCGCCGCCGTCGGGCTTGGCGTCTGGTACGCAATGCGCGGCGACATCTCGCTTCGGCGCGGTGCAGCCGTTTCGGCGCTCGTGGGAGCCAGTGCGGGGCTCGTCATCCCCTTGCTTGGCGGAACGCTGATGGCCGGGAGCCTCGACCTGCTCGCCCATACGTTCCAGGATTCGAGCTTGCGGCTCGACTCCATGTCAGGACTGTTCGGCGATCATGGCTTCGGCCTGACGACACGGCTGGTGACCGGAGCGCTCGAGGGTGCGCTGTTCGCGGGCTGCGTCGCAGCAGCCGTGAAGCTCGCCAGCCGGGGCATGATCTCGCGCGGCTGA
- a CDS encoding phosphomannomutase/phosphoglucomutase, whose translation MTHSFNRTILREYDIRGIVGDTLNEADAYALGRTYAAIATDEGAKRIAVGRDGRTHSGMLEMALIRGLNEGGIDVIQVGMGPSPMLYFATYYLDVDGGIQVTGSHNPSDYNGFKMLLKSRSVFGEEIQGIGERARLGRWSDGKGGVEEVDVRAAYVDRLLEGFSGNPFRIGWDAGNGAAGPILDMLVSRLPGQHFTLYTDVDGTFPNHHPDPTVEKNLADLKELVAREQCDFGIAFDGDGDRIGAVDGKGRVVWGDQLLAILAEAVLREEPGSTIIADVKASQVLFDRVAELGGNPLMWKTGHSLIKSKMKETGAPLAGEMSGHIFFKHRWYGFDDALYAAVRLIEAVSQSGKSLTELMDAMPQTSSTPELRFQVDESRKFAIIEEVRDRLSADGAKVDATDGVRVSTGDGWWLLRASNTQDVLVARAEAAEQAGLERLVGQIDEQLAKSGVERTEAAH comes from the coding sequence ATGACCCACAGCTTCAATCGCACCATCCTTCGCGAATATGACATTCGCGGAATCGTCGGAGACACGCTGAACGAGGCCGACGCCTACGCGCTCGGCCGCACCTATGCGGCGATCGCCACTGACGAAGGCGCCAAGCGCATCGCCGTCGGCCGCGACGGCCGCACCCACAGCGGCATGCTCGAAATGGCGCTGATCCGCGGCCTCAATGAAGGCGGGATCGATGTCATCCAGGTCGGCATGGGCCCTTCGCCGATGCTCTACTTCGCGACTTATTATCTCGACGTCGACGGCGGCATTCAGGTGACGGGAAGCCACAACCCGTCCGACTACAACGGGTTCAAGATGCTGCTGAAAAGCCGCTCGGTTTTCGGCGAGGAGATCCAGGGCATCGGCGAGCGCGCCCGGCTCGGCCGCTGGTCCGACGGCAAGGGCGGGGTCGAGGAGGTCGACGTCCGCGCCGCTTATGTCGACCGGCTGCTCGAAGGCTTTTCCGGCAATCCGTTCCGCATCGGCTGGGACGCGGGCAATGGCGCCGCGGGGCCGATCCTCGACATGCTGGTCAGCCGCCTGCCGGGCCAGCATTTCACGCTCTACACCGATGTCGACGGCACCTTCCCCAACCACCACCCCGATCCAACCGTCGAAAAGAACCTCGCCGACCTGAAGGAACTCGTCGCCCGCGAGCAGTGCGACTTCGGCATCGCCTTCGACGGCGACGGCGACCGGATCGGCGCGGTGGACGGCAAGGGCCGCGTCGTCTGGGGCGACCAGCTTCTCGCCATCCTCGCCGAAGCGGTGCTCCGCGAGGAGCCGGGCAGCACGATCATTGCCGACGTGAAGGCGAGCCAGGTGCTGTTCGACCGGGTCGCGGAGCTCGGCGGCAACCCGCTCATGTGGAAGACCGGGCACAGCCTCATCAAGTCGAAGATGAAGGAAACCGGCGCGCCGCTCGCCGGCGAAATGAGCGGACACATCTTCTTCAAGCATCGCTGGTACGGCTTCGACGACGCCCTCTACGCCGCGGTCCGCTTGATCGAAGCGGTGTCGCAGTCGGGCAAGAGCCTGACCGAGTTGATGGACGCCATGCCGCAGACCAGCAGCACGCCAGAACTGCGCTTCCAGGTCGACGAATCGCGCAAGTTCGCGATCATCGAGGAAGTGCGCGACCGGCTGTCGGCGGACGGCGCCAAAGTGGACGCCACCGACGGTGTCCGCGTCAGCACCGGCGACGGCTGGTGGCTCCTTCGCGCGTCGAACACGCAGGACGTGCTGGTCGCCCGGGCCGAAGCGGCCGAGCAGGCGGGCCTCGAGCGGCTCGTTGGCCAAATCGATGAGCAGCTAGCAAAGTCGGGGGTCGAGCGGACGGAAGCCGCCCATTGA